The proteins below come from a single Eucalyptus grandis isolate ANBG69807.140 chromosome 3, ASM1654582v1, whole genome shotgun sequence genomic window:
- the LOC104438244 gene encoding ninja-family protein mc410 isoform X2: MEDENGLDLGLGLSCGGSAGKLKGKSGTGTSDSTAEEDRGSRIVGDFKDFLQSGSQKQDSGAGSQSDSAKPPENFFSDLSKASSDADASVNLSGKGQWVAGIYRPSESNGETQTETSNKRRMPFDEINYQNKHGREVNYGDVHDKPKSSYISITTEDGSAADNEDVADSEVEGSTSRLAQHHDDGSKRFNPELAKEAHGFSDRRPAELQNQKRFHTPSENEFKLGNPGYGIPFSIQPMNMVNGSQSVPPRDSNSTATPGPTGYPPAGVIQPVTSANLPMMFGYPSVQLPTMDKDHPWGLIPHAQQPHSSYVGKVPPNLASNQVVSRTSPEVTQYGGRMPELVKGEEKQHRSEEASSTRTEEDVKGTAEGFSIDYTTIKQGIAAEVKFGGCGSYPNLPWVSTTGPGPNGRTISAEEPANPDGGAGLSTFPNNNPAASAQS; encoded by the exons ATGGAGGACGAGAATGGCCTTGACCTTGGTTTGGGTCTCTCTTGTGGTGGATCTGCTGGGAAACTAAAGGGCAAAAGTGGTACTGGTACCTCAGACTCAACGGCAGAAGAAGATAGGGGGAGTAGAATAGTTGGTgattttaaagattttctacaaagtGGTTCACAAAAGCAGGACTCTGGAGCTGGATCTCAAAGTGATTCAGCAAAACCTCCGGAAAACTTCTTCAGCGATCTTTCAAAGGCATCCAGTGATGCAGATGCTTCTGTGAATTTGAGTGGAAAAGGACAATGGGTTGCTGGGATCTACAGGCCTTCTGAAAGCAATGGAGAAACCCAAACAGAGACGAGCAATAAAAGGAGAATGCCTTTTGATgagataaattatcaaaataagcATGGAAGAGAAGTTAATTATGGTGATGTGCATGACAAGCCTAAAAGTTCGTACATCTCCATAACAACAGAAGATGGTTCAGCTGCTGATAATGAAGATGTGGCAGATTCAGAAGTTGAGGGCTCAACCTCAAGATTGGCCCAACACCATGATGACGGCTCTAAACGGTTCAATCCAGAGCTTGCAAAAGAAGCTCATGGGTTCTCTGATCGTAGGCCTGCAGAGTTGCAAAACCAGAAGAGATTTCATACTCCATCAGAAAATGAGTTCAAACTCGGGAACCCAGGTTATGGCATTCCATTCTCTATCCAACCGATGAACATGGTAAATGGGTCCCAATCAGTCCCTCCAAGGGACTCTAACTCTACAGCTACACCAGGCCCAACTGGTTATCCACCTGCCGGAGTTATACAGCCAGTGACTTCAGCTAATTTGCCAATGATGTTTGGGTACCCATCAGTTCAACTTCCTACAATGGATAAGGATCACCCATGGGGTTTGATTCCTCATGCTCAACAGCCGCATTCTTCATACGTAGGCAAAGTTCCACCTAACTTAG CCTCCAATCAAGTGGTTTCTCGTACTTCACCTGAGGTCACCCAATATGGTGGGAGAATGCCCGAACTGGTCAAAGGTGAGGAGAAACAGCACAGGTCTGAAGAAGCTTCCTCTACTCGGACAGAAGAAGATGTGAAGGGAACAGCCGAAGGCTTTTCCATAGACTATACTACTATCAAGCAGGGTATTGCTGCAGAAGTGAAATTTGGTGGATGTGGTTCCTATCCAAATCTCCCTTGGGTTTCTACTACTGGACCTGGCCCAAATGGAAGGACCATTTCAG CAGAGGAGCCAGCTAATCCAGATGGCGGTGCTGGTTTGTCAACGTTCCCGAACAACAATCCTGCTGCCTCTGCTCAGAGCTGA
- the LOC104438244 gene encoding ninja-family protein mc410 isoform X1, with the protein MEDENGLDLGLGLSCGGSAGKLKGKSGTGTSDSTAEEDRGSRIVGDFKDFLQSGSQKQDSGAGSQSDSAKPPENFFSDLSKASSDADASVNLSGKGQWVAGIYRPSESNGETQTETSNKRRMPFDEINYQNKHGREVNYGDVHDKPKSSYISITTEDGSAADNEDVADSEVEGSTSRLAQHHDDGSKRFNPELAKEAHGFSDRRPAELQNQKRFHTPSENEFKLGNPGYGIPFSIQPMNMVNGSQSVPPRDSNSTATPGPTGYPPAGVIQPVTSANLPMMFGYPSVQLPTMDKDHPWGLIPHAQQPHSSYVGKVPPNLASNQVVSRTSPEVTQYGGRMPELVKGEEKQHRSEEASSTRTEEDVKGTAEGFSIDYTTIKQGIAAEVKFGGCGSYPNLPWVSTTGPGPNGRTISGVTYRFSLNQIKIVCACHGSHMSPEEFVRHAAEEPANPDGGAGLSTFPNNNPAASAQS; encoded by the exons ATGGAGGACGAGAATGGCCTTGACCTTGGTTTGGGTCTCTCTTGTGGTGGATCTGCTGGGAAACTAAAGGGCAAAAGTGGTACTGGTACCTCAGACTCAACGGCAGAAGAAGATAGGGGGAGTAGAATAGTTGGTgattttaaagattttctacaaagtGGTTCACAAAAGCAGGACTCTGGAGCTGGATCTCAAAGTGATTCAGCAAAACCTCCGGAAAACTTCTTCAGCGATCTTTCAAAGGCATCCAGTGATGCAGATGCTTCTGTGAATTTGAGTGGAAAAGGACAATGGGTTGCTGGGATCTACAGGCCTTCTGAAAGCAATGGAGAAACCCAAACAGAGACGAGCAATAAAAGGAGAATGCCTTTTGATgagataaattatcaaaataagcATGGAAGAGAAGTTAATTATGGTGATGTGCATGACAAGCCTAAAAGTTCGTACATCTCCATAACAACAGAAGATGGTTCAGCTGCTGATAATGAAGATGTGGCAGATTCAGAAGTTGAGGGCTCAACCTCAAGATTGGCCCAACACCATGATGACGGCTCTAAACGGTTCAATCCAGAGCTTGCAAAAGAAGCTCATGGGTTCTCTGATCGTAGGCCTGCAGAGTTGCAAAACCAGAAGAGATTTCATACTCCATCAGAAAATGAGTTCAAACTCGGGAACCCAGGTTATGGCATTCCATTCTCTATCCAACCGATGAACATGGTAAATGGGTCCCAATCAGTCCCTCCAAGGGACTCTAACTCTACAGCTACACCAGGCCCAACTGGTTATCCACCTGCCGGAGTTATACAGCCAGTGACTTCAGCTAATTTGCCAATGATGTTTGGGTACCCATCAGTTCAACTTCCTACAATGGATAAGGATCACCCATGGGGTTTGATTCCTCATGCTCAACAGCCGCATTCTTCATACGTAGGCAAAGTTCCACCTAACTTAG CCTCCAATCAAGTGGTTTCTCGTACTTCACCTGAGGTCACCCAATATGGTGGGAGAATGCCCGAACTGGTCAAAGGTGAGGAGAAACAGCACAGGTCTGAAGAAGCTTCCTCTACTCGGACAGAAGAAGATGTGAAGGGAACAGCCGAAGGCTTTTCCATAGACTATACTACTATCAAGCAGGGTATTGCTGCAGAAGTGAAATTTGGTGGATGTGGTTCCTATCCAAATCTCCCTTGGGTTTCTACTACTGGACCTGGCCCAAATGGAAGGACCATTTCAGGTGTTACTTACAGATTCAGTTTGAACCAAATCAAGATTGTTTGCGCTTGTCATGGTTCCCACATGTCCCCTGAAGAGTTTGTCCGTCATGCAGCAGAGGAGCCAGCTAATCCAGATGGCGGTGCTGGTTTGTCAACGTTCCCGAACAACAATCCTGCTGCCTCTGCTCAGAGCTGA